Proteins encoded by one window of Vespula pensylvanica isolate Volc-1 chromosome 6, ASM1446617v1, whole genome shotgun sequence:
- the LOC122629983 gene encoding uncharacterized protein LOC122629983, whose protein sequence is MIAATYDCGCMPPKITHLHPNCSKSFLPEQTQRQKCTVVRCQTAPPPSCPNSPCCKFLSRSATCRTAITSCPNFDKIHDCTCCSEPPRHSETPNDCKCEAEDDKKEQCNPTDSSVKKTEIVSRIVKKGLPYKEIEAIINNNRMVIRMQKEPVEDEFEPPCDCPEVPGRVQPTSSTVLDSSISPKYRNDIVYQMQDLCKGYKCSGQNSMIRQSCDQDGKGGRTIMVYPHPGIKEKLPEISPEEKDKDRKEKKEKMKLSKQIDLEENPNIFVFRIRKHSADSDGKHKFDFEFRTPRPWLSRKEPAQLKIPGEQREPTTTSS, encoded by the exons ATGATCGCTGCTACTTACGATTGTGGTTGTATGCCACCTAAAATCACTCATCTACATCCGAATTGTTCTAAATCGTTTTTACCCGAACAAACCCAACGACAGAAATGCACTGTGGTACGATGTCAAActgctcctcctccttcatGCCCGAATAGCCCTTGCTGCAAGTTTTTAAG CCGTTCAGCGACTTGTCGAACTGCAATCACTTCTTGTccaaatttcgataaaatacacGATTGCACGTGTTGTTCCGAGCCACCAAGACATTCTGAAACTCCAAACGATTGTAAATGTGAAGcagaagatgataaaaaagaacaatgtaATCCTACGGATTCTTCGGTCAAAAAGACTGAAATAGTTTCGAGGATAGTTAAAAAAGGACTTCCATATAAGGAGATCGAAgcgataattaataacaatcgtATGGTAATTAGAATGCAAAAGGAACCGGTTGAAGATGAATTCGAACCACCTTGCGATTGTCCGGAAGTACCTGGAAGGGTGCAACCAACGTCCTCCACCGTATTAGATTCATCGATATCTCCGAAATATCGAAATGACATTGTTTATCAAATGCAGGATTTGTGTAAGGGATACAAATGTTCAGGTCAAAATTCGATGATTAGACAGAGCTGCGATCAGGATG GTAAAGGAGGACGTACTATAATGGTGTATCCCCATCctggaataaaagagaaattaccTGAAATTTCTccagaagaaaaggataaagatagaaaagagaaaaaggagaaaatgaaaCTGTCCAAGCAAATTGATCTCGAAGAAAATCCAAATATATTTGTCTTTAGGATTCGAAAACATTCCGCTGATAGCGATGGCAAACATAAATTCGATTTCGAATTTCGAACACCGCGACCGTGGTTGTCGCGAAAGGAACCTGCACAATTAAAAATTCCTGGTGAACAACGGGAACCTACTACAAcg
- the LOC122630141 gene encoding uncharacterized protein LOC122630141, translating to MQTICNPDPCCCPPIPVPSCPPPCSSTTKIKDPSSKYYEQIGAEMIGNQLIIRMEKDKSKSKRKLDQWDPPCDCDVIEIQRPTSKSGPKVLNASNNNRVLFRVQSKSHLGNKDDPVNRSQAISYELGSCKGGKNDEHRTFTFYPSYGYPGSQEIQTDQIVEGNENVCLLRIKKKPDTMEKIKRNVELELRTPRPPTPPLPIPSKISIRKAKRPSDKTEKKKKKKKKKEKKSKRSI from the exons ATGCAAACAATTTGTAATCCAG atCCCTGCTGTTGTCCACCGATACCCGTTCCATCATGTCCACCACCATGTTCGTCAACAACAAAAATCAAGGATCCAAGTTCAAAGTATTACGAACAAATTGGTGCGGAGATGATAGGTAATCAATTGATCATTCGTATGGAAAAAGATAAGTCCAaatccaaaagaaaattagatcaATGGGATCCACCTTGTGATTGCGACGTTATCGAAATACAAAGACCGACCAGTAAATCAGGCCCTAAGGTTTTAAATGCTAGCAATAATAATCGAGTTTTGTTTCGTGTACAATCGAAGAGTCATCTAGGTAATAAGGATGATCCAGTAAATAGATCTCAAGCTATTTCTTATGAG CTTGGGTCGTGCAAAGGCGGTAAGAATGACGAACATCGAACTTTCACATTTTATCCTTCGTACGGTTATCCTGGATCGCAAGAGATACAAACCGATCAAATCGTCGAAGGCAATGAAAATGTTTGTTTGTTGAGAATCAAAAAGAAACCGGACACGAtggagaaaattaaaagaaatgtcGAATTGGAACTTAGAACACCGAGACCACCTACGCCACCCTTACCCATCCCTTCTAAGATTTCTATTCGAAAAGCAAAACGACCGTCggataaaacagaaaagaagaaaaagaaaaagaaaaagaaagaaaagaaaagtaaaag GTCGatttaa
- the LOC122629821 gene encoding uncharacterized protein LOC122629821, producing MLEPLIVLTVLNCLFMFSSTVTTCALWWQYRHHRCCDIRKDPTRRTHIKKSNSCSCQVSKKMVQSRADGTNHVFATSRSFMNTDERYKKKDFNEHKPASKLRYLADYKKHKNAARICPFTETSIKNKNPAIRKQISEASHTTNDTKSTVVMEFSTVQKIVQLVDNNGDISMAKVTVIPARDIIEKNKKLDLEVRNKFDDDVATVEKISRSTIN from the exons ATGTTGGAGCCGTTGATAGTATTGACAGTTttgaattgtttatttatgttCAGCTCGACTGTGACTACGTGTGCATTATG gtGGCAATATCGGCATCATCGTTGTTGCGATATAAGAAAGGACCCAACACGACGAactcatataaaaaaatccaACAGCTGTAGTTGTCAAGTTTCTAAGAAAATGGTCCAATCAAGGGCAGACGGTACGAATCACGTATTTGCTACCAGTAGATCTTTTATGAATACCGATGAAcgatacaagaaaaaagattttaacgaACACAAACCTGCAAGCAAGCTGAGATACTTGGCCGATtataaaaaacacaaaaacgCAGCAAGGATATGTCCTTTTAc cgaAACATCaatcaagaataaaaatccagcgattagaaaacaaatttctGAAGCATCTCATACTACCAACGATACTAAGTCGACCGTAGTAATGGAATTTTCAACGGTACAAAAGATCGTTCAACTCGTCGACAACAATGGCGATATATCTATGGCAAAAGTAACAGTTATACCGGCGAGGGACATCAtcgagaagaacaaaaagctTGATTTAGaagttagaaataaatttgacgATGACGTTGCGACCGTCGAAAAGATTTCACGTTCGACgataaattag
- the LOC122629836 gene encoding uncharacterized protein LOC122629836 yields the protein MLEIFALCSCACLACLWCAIALELTKDRNTRKKLDEIFGTNCTQCTKDHGPINTISYSNNHVSRKTSNKDTRTICPIKRRKHKIQEKKECTNRMDIKRKVRKKLNNSHRGNRRLVKPNFLNSVSFPYLHSNNGYAINEHAMSGMPCSPCKICCHVRNGCQCKKNIENLPGYNLNTHNSSCPNLTYQRQQCNNGSPVRLSYYSLAFDPCQRQPPAVSNNIPNIPAISNIPYVSNIPKVFKDNIPNIANIPNIANIPNVPNIWKDCTKQKPTFRRKRYFPRKLRGRRN from the exons ATGCTGGAGATCTTTGCACTTTGTAGCTGTGCCTGTCTCGCTTGTCTCTGGTGTGCCATTGCTCTCGAACT AACCAAAGATAGAAACACTCGTAAAAAATTGGATGAAATATTTGGTACGAATTGTACACAATGTACCAAAGATCATGGACCTATAAACACAATATCGTACAGCAATAATCATGTTTCACGAAAGACTTCTAACAAGGACACACGTACAATATG CCCCATCAAGCGTCGTAAAcataaaattcaagaaaaaaaagaatgtactAATCGTatggatataaaaagaaaagttagaaagaaattaaataattctcatCGTGGGAATAG gaGACTCGTGAAACCGAATTTTTTGAACTCGGTGTCATTTCCGTATTTACATTCAAATAATGGGTATGCAATAAATGAGCATGCAATGAGTGG GATGCCATGTTCACCTTGCAAAATTTGTTGTCACGTAAGAAATGGATGTCAGtgcaagaaaaatat cgaAAATCTACCAGGATACAATTTGAACACCCATAATTCTTCCTGCCCGAATTTGACCTATCAAAGACAACAATGTAACAATGGATCACCAGTTCGATTATCTTACTATTCGTTGGCTTTCGATCCGTGTCAACGGCAGCCACCAGCAGTATCTAATAATATACCTAATATACCTGCTATAAGTAATATACCATACGTATCTAATATACCGAAAGTATTTAAAGATAACATACCTAACATAGCTAATATACCTAATATAGCTAACATACCTAATGTACCTAATATTTGGAAAGATTGCACGAAACAAAAACCTACTTTCAGGAGAAAACGatattttccaagaaaattaAGGGGACGACGAAATTAG
- the LOC122630058 gene encoding alpha-tocopherol transfer protein-like isoform X2 gives MTLLPPTVEQQRRINEEIPPDPEMRKRDIIAIREWLSKQLHLPNHMDDNSVRTALPEFFATRDPLSQEVQDCCDAIQYFVLPSLTVEGYRVTILRLNDTDIDKFSVQAISRRILMVQDIRLIEEPSLSNVMVIDLEGFTAVHLAKCSPTQTIVRRAMLAIQDSMPMRLYRVHFLHAPNFITNILNLFYPLLKEKLVDKFRVHTGGGEELYSYMDQEILPNEWGGKAGTFEELNDAWRKKIERNRDWYLREEKLSRTNESVRLPGTKPSGLFLELDGVQGSFRKLNID, from the exons ATGACGTTATTACCACCAACGGTGGAACAACAAAGACGAATCAATGAGGAAATTCCTCCGGATCCAGaaatgaggaagagagatatcATCGCGATTCGAGAATGGCTTTCGAAACAATTGCATTTGCCAAATCATATGg ACGATAACag CGTTCGCACAGCTTTGCCAGAATTTTTTGCCACTCGCGATCCACTTTCACAGGAAGTACAAGATTGTTGCGACGCCAT acaatattttgtattaccGTCTCTAACTGTAGAAGGTTATCGAGTTACAATCTTGAGATTAAACGATACAGATATAGACAAATTCTCAGTTCAAGCGATATCGAGAAGAATTTTAATGGTACAGGATATTCGTTTAATAGAAGAACCTTCTTTATCCAATGTCATGGTCATAGATCTCGAG gGATTTACCGCAGTACATCTTGCTAAATGCAGTCCAACGCAAACAATAGTAAGGCGAGCAATGTTGGCGATACAAGATAGTATGCCTATGAGACTTTACAGGGTTCATTTTTTACACGCACCAAATTTTATCACCAATATTCTTAATCTATTTTATCCATTgctcaaagaaaaattagtgGACAAG tTTCGCGTACACACGGGAGGTGGAGAAGAATTATATTCGTACATGGATCAAGAAATATTACCAAACGAATGGGGAGGCAAAGCTGGCACCTTTGAGGAATTAAAtg ATGCGTGGAGGaagaaaatcgagagaaacagagattgGTACTTGAGAGAGGAGAAACTCAGTCGTACGAATGAGAGCGTTCGTTTGCCAGGAACGAAACCTTCCGGTCTTTTCTTGGAACTCGATGGCGTTCAAGGTTCTTTCAGAAAactaaatattgattaa
- the LOC122630058 gene encoding alpha-tocopherol transfer protein-like isoform X1, with product MTLLPPTVEQQRRINEEIPPDPEMRKRDIIAIREWLSKQLHLPNHMDDNRLENFLFGCKNSVERCKLILERYFSVRTALPEFFATRDPLSQEVQDCCDAIQYFVLPSLTVEGYRVTILRLNDTDIDKFSVQAISRRILMVQDIRLIEEPSLSNVMVIDLEGFTAVHLAKCSPTQTIVRRAMLAIQDSMPMRLYRVHFLHAPNFITNILNLFYPLLKEKLVDKFRVHTGGGEELYSYMDQEILPNEWGGKAGTFEELNDAWRKKIERNRDWYLREEKLSRTNESVRLPGTKPSGLFLELDGVQGSFRKLNID from the exons ATGACGTTATTACCACCAACGGTGGAACAACAAAGACGAATCAATGAGGAAATTCCTCCGGATCCAGaaatgaggaagagagatatcATCGCGATTCGAGAATGGCTTTCGAAACAATTGCATTTGCCAAATCATATGg ACGATAACaggttagaaaattttcttttcggttGCAAAAATAGTGTCGAACGTTGCAAACTCATTCTCGAAAGATATTTTAGCGTTCGCACAGCTTTGCCAGAATTTTTTGCCACTCGCGATCCACTTTCACAGGAAGTACAAGATTGTTGCGACGCCAT acaatattttgtattaccGTCTCTAACTGTAGAAGGTTATCGAGTTACAATCTTGAGATTAAACGATACAGATATAGACAAATTCTCAGTTCAAGCGATATCGAGAAGAATTTTAATGGTACAGGATATTCGTTTAATAGAAGAACCTTCTTTATCCAATGTCATGGTCATAGATCTCGAG gGATTTACCGCAGTACATCTTGCTAAATGCAGTCCAACGCAAACAATAGTAAGGCGAGCAATGTTGGCGATACAAGATAGTATGCCTATGAGACTTTACAGGGTTCATTTTTTACACGCACCAAATTTTATCACCAATATTCTTAATCTATTTTATCCATTgctcaaagaaaaattagtgGACAAG tTTCGCGTACACACGGGAGGTGGAGAAGAATTATATTCGTACATGGATCAAGAAATATTACCAAACGAATGGGGAGGCAAAGCTGGCACCTTTGAGGAATTAAAtg ATGCGTGGAGGaagaaaatcgagagaaacagagattgGTACTTGAGAGAGGAGAAACTCAGTCGTACGAATGAGAGCGTTCGTTTGCCAGGAACGAAACCTTCCGGTCTTTTCTTGGAACTCGATGGCGTTCAAGGTTCTTTCAGAAAactaaatattgattaa